The Fusarium oxysporum f. sp. lycopersici 4287 supercont2.79 genomic scaffold, whole genome shotgun sequence genome includes a region encoding these proteins:
- a CDS encoding uncharacterized protein (At least one base has a quality score < 10), translated as MALGSPGERRGNRQEERLKAMKNLKTWAEDFESTLRSIPENERSASSDYSPGHEPTTYKDVNRSPALLRRRTRRTAACQAGEGSLRKDDRQEPSDDESAPRPPDTPTPSGRNTRQGTRRSQRLALLALRPRGGGGGEQGRQYCTQKCLVGMVKGGFLDPKCPNVALHGKSCAPAARARHPVDHKEWLRLLWKQLKQSLDDGIRPLGEGGARGVVFQVTLLAHGYTFVSKGTVRAFIKDLEHEAAVYERLKPIQGVHVPVFLGAIDLGSMNKTYYYDHRAYVVHMTFLSWGGCSIDRAQRIGDTDRPLEDEAIRSLRAMHREGVVHKDVRLANMLFNPETNRVMVIDFERALLLKPPRRPLAQLVPNKRAWKSETMMDAKKVTGDSSRRSQPSQKLFRGYLVGKDGVLGVEC; from the coding sequence ATGGCTCTCGGTTCGCCTGGAGAACGACGGGGGAATAGGCAGGAGGAACGTCTAAAAGCCatgaagaacttgaagacGTGGGCTGAGGACTTCGAATCGACATTGCGTTCTATCCCAGAAAATGAACGATCGGCGTCATCAGACTACTCACCTGGCCATGAACCTACCACCTACAAGGATGTCAATCGGTCGCCGGCCTTGCTTCGAAGGAGGACACGTCGAACAGCCGCGTGCCAGGCTGGCGAGGGGTCGTTGAGGAAGGACGACAGGCAGGAACCATCTGATGACGAGTCGGCGCCCAGGCCACCGGACACGCCTACGCCAAGCGGACGAAACACAAGACAAGGAACTAGGCGGAGCCAGCGACTAGCGTTACTGGCGTTACGGCCGcgcggaggaggaggcggcgaGCAGGGTCGGCAGTACTGTACGCAGAAATGTCTTGTCGGGATGGTCAAGGGTGGTTTTCTCGACCCAAAGTGCCCGAACGTGGCACTTCACGGCAAGAGCTGTGCTCCCGCCGCCCGCGCACGTCATCCTGTCGATCACAAGGAGTGGCTTCGCCTACTCTGGAAGCAGCTGAAACAGTCGCTCGACGACGGGATCAGGCCACTGGGGGAGGGTGGTGCGCGGGGTGTGGTTTTCCAAGTGACCCTACTTGCGCATGGCTACACCTTTGTCAGCAAGGGCACGGTGCGGGCTTTCATCAAAGATCTCGAGCACGAGGCTGCTGTCTACGAGCGTCTCAAACCAATCCAAGGCGTCCACGTGCCTGTTTTCCTGGGTGCCATTGACCTTGGATCGATGAACAAGACTTACTACTATGACCACCGGGCCTACGTAGTGCACATGACATTTCTGTCCTGGGGAGGCTGCAGCATCGACAGAGCACAGAGAATTGGCGACACGGACAGGCCGCTCGAAGACGAGGCCATTCGGTCGTTGAGAGCCATGCATCGAGAGGGCGTGGTCCACAAAGATGTGCGACTTGCAAACATGTTATTCAATCCTGAGACAAACAGGGTTATGGTGATCGACTTTGAACGGGCTTTGCTCCTCAAGCCGCCTCGGCGTCCGTTGGCGCAGCTGGTGCCAAACAAGCGAGCGTGGAAGTCGGAGACGATGATGGATGCCAAGAAGGTGACTGGCGATTCAAGCAGGCGAAGTCAGCCAAGTCAAAAGCTTTTCAGAGGATATTTGGTTGGCAAAGACGGCGTTCTTGGAGTGGAATGCTGA